In Numida meleagris isolate 19003 breed g44 Domestic line chromosome 18, NumMel1.0, whole genome shotgun sequence, one DNA window encodes the following:
- the DNAJC30 gene encoding dnaJ homolog subfamily C member 30: protein MGPSALGLRRLLLPGPRPGLGLGTALRRSGSSGGGEAPRRTLYEVLGVPATATPAQIKAAYYQQSFRFHPDRNAGSAAAAERFAAVSEAYRVLGSAALRRKYDRGALSSEDVRGAPRPSGRAPAAPPPARAAAARSGPATPPFDFDAFYRAHYGEQLERERVLRARRERMRLCREEAAAQGRLRFLTDLTVGLVFVLGFAMLYGLK from the coding sequence ATGGGTCCGTCGGCGCTAGGCCTGCGGCGCCTCCTGCTCCCCGGCCCAAGGCCGGGACTGGGGCTCGGCACGGCCCTGCGCCGCAGCGGGAGTTCGGGAGGCGGCGAGGCGCCGCGCCGCACGCTGTACGAGGTGCTGGGCGTCCCGGCCACCGCCACGCCGGCGCAGATCAAGGCGGCGTACTACCAGCAGTCCTTCCGCTTCCACCCCGACCGCAACGCGGGTAGCGCGGCCGCCGCCGAGCGCTTCGCCGCCGTCAGCGAGGCCTACCGCGTTCTGGGCAGCGCCGCGCTGCGCCGCAAGTACGACCGCGGCGCCCTCAGCAGCGAGGACGTGCGCGGCGCACCCCGGCCCTCGGGCCGCGCCCCCGCTGCGCCGCCCCCCGCCCGTGCCGCCGCCGCCCGCAGCGGCCCCGCAACGCCGCCCTTCGACTTCGACGCCTTCTACCGCGCGCACTACGGCGAGCAGCTGGAGCGGGAGCGAGTGCTGCGGGCGCGCAGGGAACGGATGCGCCTCTGCCGGGAGGAGGCTGCGGCCCAGGGCCGCCTGCGGTTCCTTACAGACCTCACGGTCGGGCTCGTCTTCGTGCTGGGCTTTGCGATGCTCTATGGCCTCAAATAG